The DNA region tattagcaaatattgcatcattttatagtcaaatggccctgggttaaaaaattgcagtttcaatgggtttcaatgtggacattttgtccttaaggtcctgagtgtgagtattttttgtacggagggtaaaatagattttttttgaaggaaatgagggtgaaatattaaaaattcaataaaaataaacacctgaactgaaatggacaaaaatgtccataaggtcacacaaggattaagatatttacatttattttctgtGTTTACTTatgtattttttgtctttttttgtttgtttgtttaattaaacatttttttaataatattttttttttcaggatttttatgTGACTTTGAAGACAACAGCTTGTTAAAAAATATACAATGCGATCATATCAAAACAATGCAATTGACAACCTATATAATTCTATATTGAGCACAAGGCTAACTGCATTCATTTTTATCAGATCTGATGTcttgagaaaaaaattaattcataaaaaaaaatctttaaaaaaaaaatatatttatattttttttgctaTTCACTATCAGagtttaaaaccattaaaaacatttccattattgcaaataaaataaactttaactgaaataaaatctttttatttcagctagatgCCAAGCCATAATTACTTATTTTAACttgatttaattaaaataactaaaacaaaaattaataaaactatatatatatttacatcaaagatgttaagatgtccacgtcaaaagaaatttacaaaagtgattttatgcccatagaaagcacattaaatgtaactaaagtgtctacttttaaggtttcaaatgcgttttggagaataaaatgtcaaaatttgggtgaaataatattacactgtcattcagtgtaacacaatatttacgtaaatattcaaacaacatgcttattctgacctgtacatattaaaatatataaagaaaaagggagaatataaaattttattgttttaaatgagtaaaaaaaatcttactgacaaattggcaaaacctagaatagtggcaaatttgaaaaatgtggaattacaactaattagtatttaagGCTGAAAGTATTTCATCTTTTAtgatgtcataaattgatttttgttgtaaatatgcctgagaAGATTGATATAGTGAGTGTCTTCTGTAAAGCAGGGaaaattgtttattaattttttgctCAGTAAAACAAAAATGTGATTAAATTAAAGAGAAAAACAACTACAATTTATATGGATATTAACAAAACCTACTAAAATTAACAAAACatgcaacaaaatgactaaaaatgtgACTTAAATGAAAAAGGAAGATTTGAAACAGAttcaacatttaaaaaactataatagcatattaaataaaccaaaataacACTGCTTACTATAGTacagtatttcattttatttgattaatttatccatctgttcattttttatttgtatttttaatgtcattATTTAAATGTCAATTTTATTTGTCAGTCTACTTTTATCTTAtcttatgttaattatttttttacccATACTCTTTTTCTCTAAACGTGAAAACCTATAGTCCACAGTATTTTGTATATTGTAAATATGTTGTATTATGTGTAGTTTTGGTTCAGTGTTACACTGTTCACATAATTTACACATTTATTTTCCTGGAATTATTAAAAAGacatctatctatgtatctatctatctgttcaggCACATATCAACCCGTTTATTGATCTGTTTGTGCATCTTCTCTATATGATCTGCTCATCAGTGTAAAGTAAATGAGCGCATGCGGCACATGCTGTCTGACAGCAACCTTTAAAGCCCTCATATCATCCCAAACACGAGCTCAACATGAGCCGAACTATCACGGAAGTAAATGTAACTCAGTCCCACCTGACAGGTGTCACAATCAGCttactttaaacccttaaaatctCCAGAAACTGTAGTTTTCTGAGAGCGTCAGTTGGCCATTGATCCTGCGATCATAGAAAGAATGAAGCCAACAGCGGGATGTTGCGTCAACATGGCCGCGCTCAATCacacttcaaaataaaagtcacttatacatTATACTTAATTCTTTATTAACAAATAAATTACCtatatagataaataaaaatacgtaacatatttaaaaaaaaatactaatagttTCTTCCGATCGTTCTGATTTAAAAAGTTAATAATCTCATCATATCCTCCCATAAATATAAAATCATATCTTCTGATAATACATGGGTCAGACGAgacacaaaaaataaacaaaacaatacgctatttaaaataaataaattggcaAATTAATTTTAGATAGACAACAAATTGCATTACTGTCATTGCTGTTGAGCGTTATTTTGAAATGTGAAGCCCGCTACACACGGATACGCGCACGGAAGTGACGCGACCAATCGCCGCGTCCAGGAGGAATCACATGACCTCCTGTCAGCTGATCAAATCCTGCGTCGTGTAGCTAGGGTCATAGCGATGGTATTATAACCATTTAATCGTGGTATGAAATAAACTGGCACTGTATTTAAACTATATATTTGACGATTTCAATAGCAAAGCGTCTTAGTTGTTTGATATAGTGTTTAAATAAAGAAGAAAGATGTCCGGAAAAGATCGGATCGACGTTTTTCCTTCTAGAATGTAAGTATTGCGATTCGTAAAGGCAAATCAGattcgttattttaaatcgtGCGTGAAAAGAATTGAGTGACAGCATCTGATATAAACATATCTTAGCAGTTTATGGTTTTAGAAAGCAGTTACAATCTCAAAGCACGAAGTATGATAATATTGAATGCGCTGGAGTCGTGTTTTCATCTAGGTTTGATGATTTATGAATTGATCAGAGATAAAGAACCATAGAAAAACGTACTTGTATTTTACATAAATGGTAATAATTAATCAAATATCTTTTAATATTTGTATAGATGTGTTGCCTTCTTGTGATGTTGTTGAATTgtacatttaacacattttaaatatatgGTGTATTTCATAGAAATTTCGTATGTTATGTTGCAATAACACATATATTTGTCAATATTCTATAATGCAGATGCATTTTGTCTGTAGAGTAATAAATGTATATCTTTATATGATGGATGACAGTGTTTTGGATTCACATAAATCATGTGAAACTTCATCGTGGAGTAATTTCAAGTGGATTCAGAAGAGGAAGTGATATTGTTCACAGTCATGTGAGCCTTTCAGTCTGCTGCCCGACAGTCTACTGACCATAGCTGAGATACtgaacaaaaatacatagtatatatatatatatatatatatatatatatatatatatatatatatatatatatatatatatatatatatatgcaataaaTCAcataagaaaaacaaaataaaatgccaaaaatatgcattttcaaaaatgtttcccTTAATATTCATGGCCTGTATATATTGCTTTTAATTTACCAtcatatattattttttgttgcATCAGGGCTCAGACCATTATGAAAGCTCGACTGAAAGGAGCTCAAACTGGCCGGAGTTTGCTGAAGAAGAAAGCTGACGCTTTGTCCATGCGATTTCGGCAAATTCTTAGAAAAATCATTGAGGTATAACATTTACCCATGCTTTTATTTgagattgttttatttattttatatgttggCTTGTgtattttttgtcaattattgtttttttttaatttttaaaataatgatgTGACTATTTTAATCTTTCAGACTAAGACGCTGATGGGAGAGGTAATGAGAGAAGCTGCCTTTTCATTAGCTGAGGCCAAATTTGCTGCTGGTGACTTTAGGTAGTTAAAACAAAATCATTAAAGCAATTCTTTTCATAATTATGATGCATCACAGAAAGAGTCCGAATGTGTTTTAATTCTATCCCATCAGTACTACAGTCATTCAGAATGTGAACAAGGCCCAGGTGAAGGTCAGAGCAAAAAAGGACAACGTTGCAGGTTTGCTAGcttaatcatttttaatataaaaaaccaTAAGGATTTCTTTTTTAATTGACCACCTTGTCATGAGCATCACCTGTGTTTGTTCCCAGGAGTTACTCTACCGGTGTTTGAGCATTACCAGGAGGGAGGAGACAGTAAGAATTCTGTTCACTTCatgttttaaaggaatagttcagccaaaaattaaaacgTACTTATGCTCAGGCCATCCAggatgcagatgagtttgtttcttcatcagatttggagaaatgtagtgttccatcacttgctcaccaatggatcctctacagtgaatgggtgccgtcagaatgagactcTTAACAGCtgatcacaataatccacaaataatccaaaccactccagtccatcagttaacatcttaagaaGACTAAAGCATGtccatcaagatgtttttagCATCAAACTGtcacttctggctaaaatacgagtccataatccctccagtgaaaaagtctatctcctgttgtctctcacatcaaaatccaccaacatatttgttggttttggcttgtaaatggtgcttgatcagTGCAGATTTGTCTCCCGATTCACACCAGACAATGTTTTCACTGTAAAATGGTTAATGataaatttgtttcttacaaacacatctTTTGCcttcaagacattaattgatgcactggagtggtgtggattactgtgatgtttttatctgctgtttgtctctcattgtgacggcacccattcactgcagaggatccattggtgagcaagtgatggaatgttacatttctccaaatttgatgaagaaacaaacttatctgcatcttggatgccctgaggctGATAGCaaataccttaaaaaaaaaagcatgataGTGAAGATCATTTGaccacatcatcatcatcatcatcatcatcacgtcAGATGTATTTTCTTCTTTGTAGGTTATGAGCTCACTGGTCTGGCCAGAGGTGGAGAGCAGCTGTCTAGGCTTAAGAGGAACTATGCCAAAGCAGTCGAGCTTCTTGTAGAGCTGGCCTCACTGCAGGTATGAATATTTGTATCCGTATccataaaagaaaatgtaaaaatcttaatttttctgATGTAGAACATTTTTAATCATTATCTTTTGCAATTCTTTTTCATACAGACCTCGTTTGTGACACTGGACGAGGCTATTAAGATCACAAACCGCCGTGTGAATGCTATTGAGCATGGTGAGATCTCACATCTGCCTCTGAATGACAAACATTCAggctttatttaaaaaagttcaaATCTAACTTGTGTGTTTTTTCTCTCAGTGATTATTCCCAGGATCGAGCGCACGCTCACGTACATTATTACTGAGCTGGATGAACGAGAGCGAGAGGAATTCTACAGGTGAGACCACAGTATAGCGAGATCATGTGACAACAATGTAGCACACTAGTGTTTGAAACATTTGTTGCATTTATctatatttttaaagtaaatttaagaTTTGAACACCTGTACAAGTAAAATCAATACTATAGAACAAACCCATACAATCTCTAAACAAATTGTGCATCTCAGAtttacagtacactcttaaaaataaaggtgcttcacgatgccatagaagaatctttttgtctaaatggttccataaagaaccttcaacatctgaagaacctttctgtttcacaaaaggttctttgtggcaaataaggttcttctcattttataaaaaggtaagaaagagtcggttctttaaagaacttttgactgaatggttctttgtggaaccaaaaatggtcctTAAATGGCATCGCTTgatgaaccttttaaagcacctttatgtttaagagtgtATTCACAGATTAGTTTGGAATAATTatgatgttttaatgtttttgaaagaagtctcttctgctcaccaaggctgcatttatttgataatacaattaaaaaaagaaatatttttacaatttaaaataattgttttctatttgaatacattgtaaaatgtcatttatttctgtgaggcaaagctgaattttcagcaacattttaagcaacattactatttttaaatgttacatgatACTCTAATGTTAGAAAATTTTAAATTGGAAGAATATTTCAAAGTATCACTGCTTTTACTATTACATGTTTTCATCTAATAAATGCAGCGATGGTGAgttaagagactttcaaaaacatgaaaaatgtgtatatattaaaaatatcagCGTCAATACATACTAGAGGTGGACCAGTATTGGAAATTGCTGATATAATAATTTGTCTAAAGAATAATAATGACCAGATTATTGTGCTGATATGAGTAAAATTATGCACATGTAAAATatgacttttatttttatttatggctCTTATTTTGAAATATCTTTACTTTACTACTGCTAGCTCAttttgaaagatgagagattatATATGCACTTTTACTGTAACttataacatttatatattacaatataaacacaaaataaatttgtAATTTATCATAAGTAATCACTTGTCAGAAATGCATGTTATGGATGGCTAAATGCTTTTGTTTTGACTTTGAAAGACAGTGCTTGCATTTAATTCAATTATAATTGTTTTTGGAAGTTTAATAATCATATTAGATTGTATATTTTTTCAGTTCCCAAATTTAAGACcactcaaaattataattttttgttttaatatactgTTTTATAGATTTTTCAAGatcttaaatgtaaaaaaaaaacagtccaaaTGACATATtctgttaattaatataatatttatataaagtatattaattcatatgtgaccctggaccacaaaaccagtcatgaggctCAATTTTAGGATATTGAGATGTATGCATCctctcaaagctgaataaataagcttctccattgatgtatggtgtaTTGTTAGgataaggacaatatttggccgagatacaactatttgaaaatctggaatctgagggtgcaaaaaaaaaaaaaaaaaaatcgcctttaaagatgtccaaatgaagttcttagcaatgcatattactaatcaaaaaaaaagttttgatatatttattgtaggaaatttacaaaatgtcttcatggaatttaatctttacttaatatccttatgattttaggcataaaagaaaaatctttatgtttttgactcatacaatgtatttttggctattgctacaaatatacccatgctacttaaaggagtagttcactttcagaacaaaaatttacagaaaatgtactcatccaagatcatgtctttctttcttcagtcataaagaaattcttttttgaggaaaacatttcaggatttctctccatataatggacttctatggtgccccgagtttgaactttcaaaaatgcagcttcaaagggctctaaatgatcccagctgaggaagaagggtcttatctagtgttattttctaaaaacatttacagtttattatactttttaatctccaaacagagtgcacacagagctagaaaagatgagcatttgaggttcaaaagtatatcaattgtaatttattttttttagaaaatacccaatcgttttgctagataagacccttgtatCCACTACTGTGATCGTTTAGAACCATTtggagctgcattttggaagttcaaactcaggggggcaccatagaagtccactatatggagagaaatcctgaaatgttttcctcaaaaaacataatttccttacgactgaagacagacagacatgaacatcttggatgacaatggggtgagtacattatctttaaatttttgatctgaaagtgaactaccccgttaagactggtttcgtggtccagggtcacatattataaagaCTTAGTCAAAAAGATATTCAGAATATTCACTAACCCTTCATCATCGCAGGCTCAAGAAGATCCAGGAGAAGAAGAAGCAGCTCCGTGAGAGGACGGAGAAGGAGATCGCCCAGCGTTTGGCGAAGCTGGGGCCGATCTCCGAACCCACGAACATGCTGAACGAAGAGGCTGACGAGGACCTGCTGTTCGAATGAGACCCAAAACATCTGCGCTGAATCCGCAAACCACTTCATATTTATTCTTTGTGCCTGTAAGGCCGAGCTTTACATGTCTCGTGAAAAGAGGAAGCTCTTGTTTTTTGTGTATGTTGGTGCCGTGTCACTTTTTTTTGTTTAGGATGAATAGAATATATATCAGACACTGTAAAAATGTGCAGGTTGATTGTCTGAATCTAAAAACCATTTAAAGTGGAAGGGTTTTTAAATGTGTGAACAGAAAAGAAAACCTGTAAAATAgttcaaatgaattaaaatgaTCATTCCACTGAATTGTACACATTATCTGATATCCAGTCTTATTGCATGCATGTTAAACCGATGCAACCTTCTCCGTTAGATAGTGTGTGATAACTGAGAATATTCTGTGACGTACCGTACATCCGAGTTTGAGCAGAAATAGTTCAGTGTTGACACAATCCTTACTCAACATCAGCCCAGATTCCTCTATATGCCCTGTTGTTGGTTCTCCATGCAAGTGTGTACTCGAATTTCACTCCCTGTGAATTTAATTTCAATAAATGTTGATTTGTGTGATGTACTCTGTTTAGGTGCTGAGATTTATTAGCCTTTCATGAACCTACAGTTTTTCACACTATAAACTTAATATGGGTTGCAAATGCATGTTAACTTTAAACTTGAAAAATCAAACTTAATTTACAGATTTTTAATATCACAAttcttttaaaaaagtttaaaagtatatacactGTGGcttaaaataagtctcttatgctcatcaatgcatgtatttgatcaaaaatacagtaaaaactgtaaaatgttattacaatataaaataaagatttttattttaatatactttaaaatataatttattcctgtgatgcaaagctgaattttcatcagctcttaagtgtcacatgatccttcagaaatcatactaatatgctgatttattatcagaattataattattttttattatttgataagttaaaaagaacagcatttttcaaaatataaatcttttctaacaaatctgtgctatcacttttttattaattttacacatccttggtgaataaaagtattaatttctttaaaaaaaaagaaagaataaacatttactgaccccaaacttctgaacagtagtGTTTATTGTTGGAAAACctctccattttaaataaatgctgttctttttaaccttttatgatcaaagaatcatgaaaaaagtgtaacagtttccaaaaaaatattaagcagcacaactgttttcaacgttgataataaatcagaatattagaatgatttctgaaggatcatgtgacactgaagactggagtaatgatgctgaaaatgtagctttgtatcacaggaataaattacattttaaaatatattcacataatgcagttattttaaattgaaattatatttcacaatattaagtttttttcagtatttttgatcaaataaatgcacccttgatgagcagaaaaaaattctttaaaaaccattaaaaactcatcccaaacttttgagcagcagtgaaTGTTTTATAATGTGGCAGaaacaaaaaaactcaaaattgcaataaAACATAATTGTGACATAAAAAAGGAACTGCCTTTCAAAACTTTTTATCCAGTGGCAGAACTTTAATATAACTTTCTGACTTTCAtaaaaggtaaataaaaatataatttacataTTCAATACATTTCAAtgctaaattaaatgttaaaccaAGAAATGAAGATGTGCTTCTGTGGTTTTGCACTTAAAAGTTATCACTCATTGCATATTTACCATTACACCGCATAtctttttaatttaactttttttaatgaaaaacaatgttaACATTAGTTTTGGCGTAGTTATTGTCAAATCATACAACAAGTTATACATTCAAAAACATCATTCATTTGTAATATGTCACTTTACTGATATTAGAACATGGAAACAGATTTAAAGCTCTATGAAACTGctcacaaataattaaatactttGATATGTGTCTATGTTTAGAAAATAATTTCTATTCTTTTATTCTTATTTTGGTTTACAGGTGCGGAAATGTTAGAGGTCAAATACTACAAACATAGAATATGGTAAAACAATAGCGCAGTAATCTCCACAAATTTACGGAAGTCCATACTGCAGAAATTCGGGCCTGTTCAGAATGGAAAAATACTGTACTGCGTACTGTGCCTCAGTATGTTTAAaagaataattcacccaaaaatgaaaacttgctgAAAGTGTTCTCACCgacaggccatccaagatgtagatgagtttgtttcttcatcagatttggagaaatgtagcattacatcctTGCTCAGCAATggttagtgaatgggtgccgttagaatgagagtccaaacagctgataaaaacatcacaataatccacaagtaatccacaccactccagtccatcaattaacatcttgtgaaaacaaaagatgcatgtttgtaagaaacaaatccatcattaagatgtttttaacctcaaactgtCGCTTCTGACCAAaatagtccataatccataataacgtgGAAAAGGTCCATCTCCGGTTGTCTCTCACACCAAAATCCACCCACatgtttgtttagagctgttttggcttgtaa from Garra rufa chromosome 21, GarRuf1.0, whole genome shotgun sequence includes:
- the atp6v1d gene encoding V-type proton ATPase subunit D, with protein sequence MSGKDRIDVFPSRMAQTIMKARLKGAQTGRSLLKKKADALSMRFRQILRKIIETKTLMGEVMREAAFSLAEAKFAAGDFSTTVIQNVNKAQVKVRAKKDNVAGVTLPVFEHYQEGGDSYELTGLARGGEQLSRLKRNYAKAVELLVELASLQTSFVTLDEAIKITNRRVNAIEHVIIPRIERTLTYIITELDEREREEFYRLKKIQEKKKQLRERTEKEIAQRLAKLGPISEPTNMLNEEADEDLLFE